Proteins encoded in a region of the Podospora pseudopauciseta strain CBS 411.78 chromosome 6, whole genome shotgun sequence genome:
- a CDS encoding hypothetical protein (EggNog:ENOG503PXM9), which yields MHIANFRVALLCGVTLANQDCTTTPQTPSYWSINELVLKVYDWDKGGSMGTFGFTSFSSATNKTVECLAQDVDLANLGEDGSWSKCSDPGVEFRFDFEEMSLSLKETWTCEGSPGVTFNANATGLMMLHGCLDSDTDKGVESDCYVMEFDMAGDVTSSAVI from the exons ATGCACATCGCTAATTTCCGCGTGGCTCTCCTCTGCGGAGTCACCCTCGCAAATCAAGACtgcaccacaaccccccaaaccccttcTTACTGGAGCATCAATGAACTGGTATTAAAGGTCTACGACTGGGACAAGGGTGGTTCGATGGGAACATTTGGGTTTACATCATTTTCCTCAGCAACAAACAAGACGGTGGAGTGTCTGGCTCAGGACGTTGATCTAGCAAActtgggggaggatgggtcGTGGTCAAAGTGCAGTGATCCTGGGGTAGAGTTTCGGTTTGATTTTGAGGAGATGAGCTTGAGTTTGAAGGAAACGTGGACGTGTGAAGGGTCTCCGGG AGTTACCTTCAATGCCAACGCGACAGGACTTATGATGTTGCATGGTTGTCTGGATAGTGATACAGATAAGGGTGTTGAGTCTGACTGTTATGTCATGGAGTTTGACATGGCGGGTGATGTTACCTCTTCAGCAGTGATATAG
- a CDS encoding hypothetical protein (COG:S; EggNog:ENOG503P6XS) — MATGFQRALASECTGWTGTELQAYATSYLPYGCNPEVLTGTTSCGETYIPRPFKVKHTNIPTGVTPAFSIPITNIDWDIVMSTIILPADAIPRSELEGWYKWPSPSTQSQFTTDLWIVDHILTAPASCPTPFEFTTSTSLQPWAGWFPSEFLTEYMLPKATVLPVQTHSTKGYNPSLVREIHVKPTDLPPTSHGGPHARTYYDSVVSSLNTTYVQECHRPGGPRPLTQEERCPYTYAGKCSKVEPWKVIIATVIPSVFLLGFVENFFWFGRLMMGRTALRLETVCWILIFIFTIGFTIVEDARKPEDQSDLREQWKAMPLKMKIKLWFQFGFRQRYPVDWLGERKPRRHGENIEMERRGDTGGGNGGAGTGGRRVEDDTPLPVYPGPPSSVVGGTTAASSGPVLGNPNAVLASMGSGTVVISSMQTSVQTQSLVSPQRPDPNTGTAGDGFRAV, encoded by the coding sequence ATGGCCACTGGGTTTCAGCGAGCGCTGGCCAGCGAGTGCACTGGGTGGACTGGCACAGAGTTACAGGCCTATGCAACATCGTACTTGCCGTACGGCTGCAATCCGGAGGTTTTAACTGGGACAACATCATGCGGCGAGACCTACATTCCACGCCCCTTTAAAGTGAAACATACCAACATCCCCACCGGTGTCACACCGGCGTTCTCAATACCAATAACCAATATCGATTGGGACATTGTGATGTCCACCATCATTCTACCCGCTGACGCCATCCCCCGGTCAGAGCTAGAAGGCTGGTACAAGTGGCCATCGCCATCAACTCAGTCCCAATTCACGACCGACCTTTGGATCGTTGACCACATCCTCACCGCCCCAGCCAGCTGCCCAACCCCGTTCGAGTTTACCACATCCACCAGCCTCCAACCCTGGGCCGGCTGGTTCCCGTCCGAATTCCTCACCGAGTACATGCTCCCCAAAGCCACCGTCCTCCCAGTCCAGACGCATTCGACAAAGGGATACAACCCATCACTAGTCAGGGAGATCCACGTCAAGCCGACTGATCTACCCCCAACCAGCCACGGTGGCCCTCATGCACGCACATACTATGACTCGGTTGTCAGCAGCCTCAACACAACTTACGTCCAGGAGTGCCATCGCCCTGGCGGGCCGCGACCGCTGACTCAAGAGGAACGCTGCCCTTATACTTACGCCGGGAAGTGCAGCAAGGTCGAGCCGTGGAAGGTCATCATCGCGACTGTCATCCCGTCCGTCTTTCTTCTTGGATTTGTCGAAAACTTCTTTTGGTTCGGGCGGCTGATGATGGGCAGGACGGCCCTCCGGTTGGAAACGGTTTGCTGGATATTAATCTTCATTTTTACTATTGGGTTTACAATCGTAGAGGATGCAAGGAAGCCGGAGGACCAGTCCGATCTGAGGGAGCAGTGGAAGGCGATGCCGCTTAAAATGAAGATCAAATTATGGTTTCAGTTCGGATTCAGGCAACGGTACCCGGTGGATTGGCTGGGGGAAAGAAAGCCGAGGCGTCATGGGGAGAACATCGAGATGGAAAGACGTGGAGATACTGGCGGCGGTaatggaggagctgggacAGGAGGTCGGCGGGTGGAGGACGATACGCCTCTGCCGGTTTATCCTGgtcctccttcctcggtgGTTGGTGGGACTACGGCTGCTTCTTCCGGGCCGGTGTTGGGTAATCCAAACGCAGTGCTCGCATCAATGGGGTCTGGGACTGTTGTCATTAGTTCGATGCAGACTTCTGTCCAGACTCAGTCGCTCGTGTCCCCTCAGCGACCTGACCCGAATACAGGGACAGCTGGTGATGGGTTTCGAGCTGTTTGA